TACCATCTTCGCGGCGACCGGGTTCAGGAAAGTCGCTTTTATTGCAAGGTGCAACCGGGCATAATTTAAAAAATGTCACCATTGAATTACCCCTGGGAAAATTTATTTGTGTTACAGGTGTGTCGGGAAGCGGGAAATCATCGCTCATAAATGAAACATTGTATCCGCTTTTAAATAATTATTTCTATCGCTCAAGCAGGAGGGTTCTGCCATACAAGAATATAAGAGGTTTGGAGTATCTTGATAAAGTGATTGATATTGATCAGTCTCCAATAGGACGTACTCCGCGCTCAAATCCGGCAACCTATACCACTATTTTTTCCGATATACGTAATCTGTTTGCTGAAACCCAGGAAGCAAAGATCCGTGGCTATAAGCCGGGACGGTTTTCCTTTAATGTAAAGGGTGGCCGCTGTGAAACCTGCCAGGGCGCTGGTTTACGGACCATCGAAATGAATTTTTTACCTGATGTATATGTGAATTGTGAAACGTGTAATGGCAAACGCTATAATCGTGAGACCATTGAAATACGATATAAAGGGAAGTCAATAAGCGACGTACTTAATATGACGATTGATCAGGCGGTGGAGTTTTTTGAAAGTATTCCGTCGATCATCCAGAAAATACGAACTTTGAAAGAAGTCGGGCTTGGTTATATTACTCTTGGTCAGCAAAGTACAACCTTATCAGGCGGCGAGGCCCAACGTGTAAAACTGGCCACAGAATTATCAAAACGTGATACAGGAAATACCTTTTATATCCTGGATGAACCTACTACGGGACTTCATTTTGAAGATATTCGTATATTGCTGGACGTGCTGAATAAATTGGCGGATCATGGTAATACAGTTTTAGTGATCGAACACAATATGGACATTATTAAAGTTGCTGATCATATTATTGATCTTGGTCCGGAGGGTGGGAGTGGGGGTGGAACAATTATATGTGAAGGAACTCCTGAGCAAGTAATAAAGAATAAACAGAGTTACACAGCTCAATACCTGAAAAAAGAATTTGTAATGGTTTCCTGAATTAACAAGTTGATATAAATAGACTATACCATGAGCATAAATCAAAACGAAGAAAAGATCCGTAAAGCGTTTGCCGATAAAACCTGGCAGGAAGTTAAAGCTACCGACTCCTGGAAAATATTTAAAATAATGTCGGAGTTTGTTAATGGGTTTGAGAAGATGGGAAAGATCGGGCCCTGTGTTTCCGTATTCGGATCCGCGCGTACCAAACCTGAAAGTGAGTATTATAAACTTGCCGAAGAGATCGCTTTTAAACTTACACGCGAAGGATACGGTGTTATAACAGGCGGAGGTCCCGGAATTATGGAAGCCGCCAATCGGGGTGCAAAAGCCGGCGGCGGAAAATCAGTTGGTTTAAATATTGTTCTGCCTTTTGAACAGTCTTCAAATCCGTTTATTGATAAAGATAAAATAATCGATTTCGATTATTTTTTTGTGCGCAAAACTATCTTCCTTATGTATTCACAGGGTTTTATCGCGTTGCCGGGAGGCTTTGGTACGCTGGATGAATTATTCGAAGCCCTTACATTGATACAAACCACTAAAATAGCTCACTTCCCAATTGTACTTGCCGGAAAAAAATACTGGACAGGATTATTGGATTGGATTAAAACCACCATGCTTCTGGAAGAACATAACATCAGTGCTGAAGATCTTGATCTGTTTAAAGTAGTTGATTCGGCTGATGAAGCGGTGAAAGTAATTGTTGATTTTTATGCGCAATATTTGCTTAAACCCAATTTCTAACGGTTTATTAATTTCGTTACATCTTTTGATCAGGGCTGCCAGTTTAATACTCACACTGCAATGATTTCAGGGATGACATCGCTTCCAAGCGATGTCATCCCTGATTATTATGGAGCTGTCAGGCTGATGTTAACACTGCATCCGTTTTTATCCTTCACGTTTATGGAATATATTCCCGGGCAAAGTTGATTTTTATACCGGTTCGCATAGCCATCCGGCCATGTGTAGCTGTATGGGTTAGTACCTCCTGCAGCATTTACCATTATCCATTCTTTACAGCCACAACCACTACAGCTTGCCGTACCCTTTGTAAATTGTCCGGCTAAAGGAGGTGGAGAAAGTATCGTAGCTATTGATATTGCACTGCAGCCTTTACTATCAGTTACTGTAACGGTATAATTTCCCGCGCTCAAACCTGAAACCTGGAACCCGGAACCCAATCCATTACTCCAGTTATAAGCAAAGGGTGAAGTCCCTCCTCCTGGATTTGCGAATGAGCTACCGTTTGTACCACCATTACAAGTTATGTTGGTTGGTGTTATGGTTACAGTAACAGCAGGATTAACTGTAACTACTGCTGTTGAGGAGGACGTATTACCCCCGGAGTCAGTTACAGTTATGGTGTAAATTGTGGTTGTAACAGGACATGGATTTATATTTTGTGTAGTGGCGCCATTGTTCCACAAATAGGTATAAGGACCTGTGCCGCCTGTGCTACTTGATGTAATTGCTGCGCAGGAACCCGGACATACCGAGCTGCCGGTAGCTGTAACTGTTGGGCCATTACAATTGGTGATAGTAATGTTCAGTGTTATTGTGCTGCTGCAGCCTGCATTCGTTACTGTATGGGTAACACTATATACCCCGGCAGTTAAAAAAGTATAAGAGAAATTTGCGGTTGTACCGCTTACATTTGCAGGTGTTAATGGAGAAATTACCCAGCTATACGTGCCTATTGATCCTATATTGGTAAAGGTTACCGCGGCGCCCAGGCAAGCAGGAGAATTTGTAAATGCAGCAGAAACAGGACTTGTGCCTGTAATGGAATATGATCTGGTCGCAGTACACCCATTGACATCCGCTACTGTTACCGTATAGTTGCCGGTAGCAAGGCCGGAAGCATTTTGTGTAGTAAAGCCATTGCTCCAATTATAGGTATAAGGTACTCCTGCATTTCCATTTACCGTTACTGATGCGCTGCCACTTGTGGTACAAGTGATATTTGTGCTTGATCCTGTAAGTGACAGTGGAAATACCGGAGTAACTGTTCCTGTAACACTACATCCGTTAGCATCTGTTACAGTAACCGTATATGGATTGATATTTAATCCGTTGGCTGTTGCTGATGCCTGGCCATTGCTCCATAAATAGGAGTAAGATGGTGTTCCGTTTGTAGGGTATACAGTTGCAGTACCACTATTATTCCCGCATGACCATTGCGTTGTAAAACCCGCAACCAGTTGCAGAGGCTGGGTGATAGTTACAGTTTGTTTGGCTGTGCAGCCGTTTTTATCAGTTACTGTTACTGTATAGGTCCCCGCTCCAATGTTGTTTGCTACAGATGTAGTTTGTGAGTTACTCCACAAAAAAGTATACGGAGTAGTACCTCCTGAAGGGTTTGCTGATGCAGTTCCGGTCATGCTTCCATAGCAAAGTGTATTACTTGCAGTTGTTGTTAATGTTATTCCGCCCGATGGAACTATAGTTACTGATTGTGAGCCGCCACAACCGCCATTGTCTGTAACAGTTACTGTATAGGAACCTGCTCCCAGGCCGCTGGATGTACTGGTAGTTTGCCCGTTACTCCATATATAAGTATACGGTGCTGTGCCGCCCGTTGTACCTACTGTTGCTGTTCCGTTGGAGAAAGAGCAGGTATTGGAAGTGGGTGTAGTAACCAGTGTTAATACACTTCCTGCTCCGGTTATAGTGTAATAAACAGTATCACGATTAATTATACATGAAGCATCTTTTACTTCCGTCCAATAATTACCCGGGCAAAGTCCCGTAACAGTATTACTGTTGGTACTTGCGTTTATCGTGCTGCTGCCATTGCTCCAGGCATAACTGTAATTTGGAATAGCGCAATTTACAACCACGGTGGCACTGCCATTACAGCCACAACCAGTAACATTAACCTGGCTTTGTATATAAGCAGGTTTTTCCGGAATGAATTTTGCGATATATACATCATCATCTCCGTTATGTGAATTATCAAAATAAGCTCCGCCACCCGGGTTAGTTGTGGGATAAGTTGCATTGTTTACAACTCCTCCCGAAGTTGCATCCGACTCATGTCCCACGGAACTCCACTCTCCGGCAATAAATAAATTTCCATTGTTGTCTGTTGCCAATGGACAGCGAAAGTCACTTCCGTTGCCTCCAAAATGTGTAGTCCAATCCAATACCCCGGAATTAGAGAAGCGCGTTATGAAAATATCGTATGACATAAAAGGACTCGTATTTCCGCTTGACATATTGAAGCCACCTTTGTATGATGCACTATATGAACAAGAAAGAGATTTAACCGGGATATTAGTCGACGAGGTTTCAAAAGTAACATATACCCTATTGCAATTGTCTATTGCAATATTGGAATTTGTTGAGCCAGAATATTGATTGGCTAACATTGATTCAATTCCTGTGCCGCCATAATAAGTTGCCCAAAGCAATACTCCGCTATTGTTGAATTTCAAAATAAAAGCGTCAGATTGGCCAGCATTGGTGTTTTGAAAATATGTACCACCACCTGGATTGACAAGGCGGCCTAATGCATTTAAGTTTGTTGAAGTGGTACCCCCTGAAGCAAAAATGTTACCCGCTCTATCAATAGCTAATGAAAAACTTATACTAAAGTTTATCCCAAAGGCAGAAACTTCATTGTTGTTTCCTCCATAGTAAGTTGCCCAAAGCAATACTCCGCTATTACTGAATTTTAAAATAAATGCATCATCCAGGCCCGCATTGGTATTTTGAAAATACGCGCCACCTCCGGGATTGACCAGGCGGCCCAATACATTCAGATCCGTTGAGCTGGTCCTTCCAATAACTACAATGTTACCCATGTTGTCAACAGCAACAGAACTCGCCAAGTCTCCTCCCGTACCGCCATAATAAGTACCCCATAATAAAACTCCCGCATTTGAAAACTTAACTATAAATGCATCCCTGCCTCCGCCACTCCCCTGGAAGTATGTTCCGGCATTTAGTAAATTTAAATTAGGGCCATCAGCTCCTCCAACTACATATACATTGCCACTATTATCTACTGCAACCGAAGTAGCCTTTTCCCATCCGAGGGCATTGACATTGGTATCCCCATAAGAGGTACTCCATATTAATGTTCCGCCGGAATTAAATTTCAGGATCAATGGATCATATCCACGTATGCCGGGTTGAAAATATGCACCGCCGCCTGGATTTACCATGCGCCCCAGTGTATTTAAATCTCCTGCACAAGTCCATCCTACAACGAATACATTTCCTGTGGCATCAAAGGCAATACCATATAGCTCTGTATGACAGCTTCCGCCGTAATAAGTAGCCCATTGCATCACCCCATTATTGCTAAATTTGAGAATAAGGCCATGATAATTATATCCGACAGGGCCTACATTTTGAAAATATGCGCCGCCACCCTGATCAAGTAAAGTAAGGCCGGGACTTAAGGTGTAAGCCGCAACATATATATTTCCATTTACATCTGCTGAAATATCAATAGCTCCCTCATTTTGATTTGAACCATAAAATGTTGCCCATGAAAGCTGTGGATCAATGATCAAAGTCTGATGCTGCATATTAATACATCCCGGATCAATTTGATACGAAATTTCTGTTTCAAACCCTTCGTCGGTATTGTTAGGGCTGCATCTGTTAACTTTTGTTTTATTAAACCGTGTTGCAATTATCTTCCCCGTTTCCTTTACATAGCTCACAGGATTTTTTTCTGTCAATAGTCCTAAAGGAGTTTCAATTTTTATATTGCCTTGTTCATCAATTTCCAATTTGTTTTTTGAACGATAAAGCAGTCGGATTTGATTGCGGTCAGCACCCGGATGTACTACAAAATCATATTTAAATCCCGATTCATTTGTATTATACAGCACCCAGTCAACTCCGGGATAAACATCCTGAATGATTATTTTGTCGTATTCCCTGACAGTAACTCCACCATAAACATTACCGGAGTAAAACTGTTTAAAATAAGCCGAAGCCCCGTCTTTTATTATCTTCTCACTTTTAATAATTCCTCCCTTAAGATCCATATCCACGCGGACTCTGTTTGTATTTAAGGTCAAGAGATCACTTGCGGCTCTATTCGTTTCCCTTTCTCCTTCAGCTTCTTCTTTCTCAAATAACATAAATGTTAATCCTTTTTCGGTAACATATAGGTCAATATTAGGGGCTTCGGCTTTAAACAATACAAAAGGTATCGACTTGCCGTTGATGTCAGTCATCTGCCCTTTGTTTTCCAGGAATTTTACAGGTTGGTTGTGGAGCCATTGCTGCGCCTGCTTTTTGAGTTCAGTTTCGTTCTCTGTTTTTGCCGCAAACAAGGATAGGCCTGTGAGAAAAAAAGAGAGGTATGTGAAATTTTTTTTCATGGGTATAGTATTGTCCTTAATCACGGTGCTGTAAGATTAACGTTAACACTGCAGCCATTTTTATCTTTTACATTTATAGAATATGTCCCAGGGCAAAGTTGATTTTTATACCGGTTCACATATCCATCCGGCCAGGTGTAGCTATAGGGCTCTATACCCCCTGTTGCATTTATCATTATCCATTCTTTACAACCACAACCAATACAGTTGGCCGTGCCTTTGGTAAATAATACTGAAAGGGGAGGAGGAGAAGTTATCGCTGTAGTTGAAGTTGCGGTGCAACCTTTGCTGTCTGTCAACGTGATGGTATAATTTCCAGCACTCAAACCTGAAACAGTTGAACCTGAAACTAAATTACTCCAGCTGTATGTAAACCCGGGCGTACCACTGGTTGGATTTGCATTCGCGTTGCCGTTTGTACCACCATTGCAGCTTATGTTGGTTGCAGTTGTGTTAACAGTTACTGCAGGGTTAACTGTTACTACTGCTGTTGAAGTGGATGTATTTCCACCGGTATCTTTTATTGTTACCGTGTAGGTAGTAGTAACTAAAGGGCATGGTGCCGGTGTATTGTTTTGTGTGGTCACACCGTTGCTCCATAGGTAGGTATATGGAGGGGCTCCTCCTACAGCACTCGCTGTTATTGTTGCGCACACGCCCGGACAAACAGATGCGCCTGTGGTAGTTATAGCTGGGCTATTGCAGTTTGTAACATTTATATATTGGGTAACTGCGTTTGTGCAGCCGGCATTAGTTACAGTATGAGTAACGCTGTAAGTTCCGGCGGTTAAAAAAGTGGTGCAGAAGTTTGTTGTTGTTCCGCTAACATTCACAGGAGCTTCGATAGTCCATGAATGAGTGCCTGCAGAACCGGTATGGGTAAAA
The nucleotide sequence above comes from Bacteroidota bacterium. Encoded proteins:
- a CDS encoding SBBP repeat-containing protein — protein: MKKNFTYLSFFLTGLSLFAAKTENETELKKQAQQWLHNQPVKFLENKGQMTDINGKSIPFVLFKAEAPNIDLYVTEKGLTFMLFEKEEAEGERETNRAASDLLTLNTNRVRVDMDLKGGIIKSEKIIKDGASAYFKQFYSGNVYGGVTVREYDKIIIQDVYPGVDWVLYNTNESGFKYDFVVHPGADRNQIRLLYRSKNKLEIDEQGNIKIETPLGLLTEKNPVSYVKETGKIIATRFNKTKVNRCSPNNTDEGFETEISYQIDPGCINMQHQTLIIDPQLSWATFYGSNQNEGAIDISADVNGNIYVAAYTLSPGLTLLDQGGGAYFQNVGPVGYNYHGLILKFSNNGVMQWATYYGGSCHTELYGIAFDATGNVFVVGWTCAGDLNTLGRMVNPGGGAYFQPGIRGYDPLILKFNSGGTLIWSTSYGDTNVNALGWEKATSVAVDNSGNVYVVGGADGPNLNLLNAGTYFQGSGGGRDAFIVKFSNAGVLLWGTYYGGTGGDLASSVAVDNMGNIVVIGRTSSTDLNVLGRLVNPGGGAYFQNTNAGLDDAFILKFSNSGVLLWATYYGGNNNEVSAFGINFSISFSLAIDRAGNIFASGGTTSTNLNALGRLVNPGGGTYFQNTNAGQSDAFILKFNNSGVLLWATYYGGTGIESMLANQYSGSTNSNIAIDNCNRVYVTFETSSTNIPVKSLSCSYSASYKGGFNMSSGNTSPFMSYDIFITRFSNSGVLDWTTHFGGNGSDFRCPLATDNNGNLFIAGEWSSVGHESDATSGGVVNNATYPTTNPGGGAYFDNSHNGDDDVYIAKFIPEKPAYIQSQVNVTGCGCNGSATVVVNCAIPNYSYAWSNGSSTINASTNSNTVTGLCPGNYWTEVKDASCIINRDTVYYTITGAGSVLTLVTTPTSNTCSFSNGTATVGTTGGTAPYTYIWSNGQTTSTSSGLGAGSYTVTVTDNGGCGGSQSVTIVPSGGITLTTTASNTLCYGSMTGTASANPSGGTTPYTFLWSNSQTTSVANNIGAGTYTVTVTDKNGCTAKQTVTITQPLQLVAGFTTQWSCGNNSGTATVYPTNGTPSYSYLWSNGQASATANGLNINPYTVTVTDANGCSVTGTVTPVFPLSLTGSSTNITCTTSGSASVTVNGNAGVPYTYNWSNGFTTQNASGLATGNYTVTVADVNGCTATRSYSITGTSPVSAAFTNSPACLGAAVTFTNIGSIGTYSWVISPLTPANVSGTTANFSYTFLTAGVYSVTHTVTNAGCSSTITLNITITNCNGPTVTATGSSVCPGSCAAITSSSTGGTGPYTYLWNNGATTQNINPCPVTTTIYTITVTDSGGNTSSSTAVVTVNPAVTVTITPTNITCNGGTNGSSFANPGGGTSPFAYNWSNGLGSGFQVSGLSAGNYTVTVTDSKGCSAISIATILSPPPLAGQFTKGTASCSGCGCKEWIMVNAAGGTNPYSYTWPDGYANRYKNQLCPGIYSINVKDKNGCSVNISLTAP
- a CDS encoding TIGR00730 family Rossman fold protein; translation: MSINQNEEKIRKAFADKTWQEVKATDSWKIFKIMSEFVNGFEKMGKIGPCVSVFGSARTKPESEYYKLAEEIAFKLTREGYGVITGGGPGIMEAANRGAKAGGGKSVGLNIVLPFEQSSNPFIDKDKIIDFDYFFVRKTIFLMYSQGFIALPGGFGTLDELFEALTLIQTTKIAHFPIVLAGKKYWTGLLDWIKTTMLLEEHNISAEDLDLFKVVDSADEAVKVIVDFYAQYLLKPNF